The Macrococcoides canis genome has a window encoding:
- the argH gene encoding argininosuccinate lyase — protein MSKALWGGRFKESMSEQVADFNQSIEVDARLFYQDIKGSIAHVTMLEKTNIITSDEARQIIDGLEQITQDYEAGHITFKKELEDIHLNIEKLLIEKIGPVGGKMHTARSRNDQVATDMHLYAKEMTQAIITSIKALQQVIINLSKQYNTVIMPGYTHLQRAQPILFSHHIMTYFWMLERDKARFSEGLKRINISPLGSGALAGTTFRIDQKYTASLLEFDEVYPNSIDAVSDRDYVLDIMHNINLLMMHLSRFSEEIILWCSEEFKFVTLSDAYTTGSSIMPQKKNPDMAELVRGKSGTVAGNYMGLLMTIKGLPLAYNKDLQEDKKGFFDSVDTALQSVQIFTGMIDTMKVNAAHLSDITQNDFSNATELADYLVTLGIPFRDAHEMTGQLVLYAIDNNILLKDIPLDHYQTVNKAITNDIYTKLNPEYAVNRRINDNGTSTDSVMKQIEKAEQCM, from the coding sequence ATGAGTAAGGCATTATGGGGTGGTAGATTCAAAGAAAGCATGAGTGAACAGGTCGCAGACTTCAATCAATCGATTGAAGTCGATGCGAGACTGTTCTATCAAGATATTAAAGGTAGTATCGCGCACGTTACGATGCTAGAGAAGACGAATATCATCACTTCAGATGAAGCGCGTCAAATTATTGATGGACTAGAACAGATTACTCAGGACTATGAAGCAGGTCATATTACCTTCAAAAAAGAACTGGAAGACATCCATCTTAATATCGAGAAACTGCTGATAGAAAAGATTGGCCCTGTCGGAGGTAAGATGCATACAGCACGTTCGAGAAATGATCAGGTCGCAACTGATATGCACTTATATGCGAAAGAGATGACACAAGCCATCATTACATCAATAAAAGCATTACAACAAGTTATAATCAATTTAAGTAAGCAGTACAATACAGTGATTATGCCAGGATATACCCATCTTCAGCGCGCACAGCCGATTCTGTTCAGCCATCATATTATGACATATTTCTGGATGCTGGAACGTGATAAAGCAAGATTCAGCGAAGGTTTAAAACGCATCAATATATCACCGCTCGGTTCAGGAGCACTCGCAGGAACTACCTTTCGTATCGATCAGAAGTATACAGCGTCACTTCTTGAATTCGACGAAGTTTATCCGAACAGCATCGATGCTGTGAGCGACAGAGACTATGTACTCGATATAATGCATAACATCAATCTGCTGATGATGCATTTGTCTCGTTTCTCAGAAGAAATTATACTATGGTGCAGCGAAGAATTTAAATTTGTTACTTTAAGCGATGCTTACACGACAGGCTCATCTATTATGCCACAGAAGAAGAACCCAGATATGGCCGAACTTGTGCGTGGTAAATCAGGAACAGTAGCTGGTAACTATATGGGACTGTTGATGACGATAAAAGGCTTACCACTTGCCTATAACAAAGACTTGCAAGAAGACAAGAAAGGATTCTTCGACAGTGTCGATACAGCACTGCAGTCAGTTCAAATATTTACTGGTATGATCGATACAATGAAAGTCAATGCCGCGCATCTGTCAGACATCACACAAAATGATTTCTCAAATGCGACGGAACTTGCGGATTATCTCGTGACGCTCGGCATTCCTTTTAGAGATGCACACGAAATGACAGGACAACTCGTTCTTTATGCGATCGATAACAACATACTGTTAAAGGATATCCCATTAGATCATTATCAGACGGTTAATAAAGCTATCACAAATGATATCTATACAAAGCTTAACCCTGAATATGCAGTAAATAGAAGAATCAATGACAATGGTACAAGCACTGACAGCGTCATGAAACAAATAGAAAAAGCAGAACAATGCATGTAA
- a CDS encoding argininosuccinate synthase, which yields MNEKQKVVLAYSGGLDTSVAIQWLIEKGYDVIACCLDVGEGKDLAHIKEKALKVGAIESIMLDKIETYADDYLSYAIKGNSLYENTYPLISALSRPLIAEALVEVAHQHDAKFIAHGCTGKGNDQVRFEVAIHSIDPSITTLAPVRDWGFSREEEIEYAKAHDIPVPINLDSPYSIDQNLWGRSNECGILEDPYAAPPEDAYDLTVSPKDAPDEEEIIDITFKAGLPVALNGQALKLHEIIKQLNELGGKHGVGRIDHVENRLVGIKSREVYEAPGAMIILKAHNDLETITLTKDVQHFKPYVEQQFANLIYNGLFFSPLADHLKHLLTDMQQYVNGETKVKLYKGNITVIGRKSDNTLYNEKLATYTKEDTFNQQASVGFIEIYELPVKQATRVYRGDAHE from the coding sequence ATGAATGAAAAACAAAAAGTGGTATTAGCATATTCTGGAGGACTTGACACGAGTGTTGCAATTCAATGGTTAATCGAGAAAGGATACGATGTTATCGCATGCTGCCTTGATGTCGGTGAAGGAAAGGATCTCGCACACATTAAAGAAAAAGCGCTCAAAGTTGGTGCGATTGAATCGATTATGCTCGATAAGATTGAAACGTATGCAGATGACTACTTATCATATGCAATTAAAGGTAACAGTCTATATGAAAATACATATCCGCTGATTTCAGCACTGAGCAGACCGCTGATCGCTGAAGCGCTTGTAGAAGTTGCACATCAACATGATGCGAAGTTCATCGCACATGGCTGTACAGGAAAAGGAAATGACCAGGTGCGTTTTGAAGTGGCAATTCATAGTATCGATCCTTCTATTACAACACTTGCACCGGTACGTGACTGGGGATTCAGTCGTGAAGAAGAGATTGAATACGCTAAAGCACATGATATTCCTGTGCCGATCAATTTAGATTCACCGTATTCAATCGATCAGAATTTATGGGGCAGAAGTAACGAATGCGGGATATTAGAAGACCCATATGCAGCGCCACCGGAAGATGCATATGACTTAACGGTATCACCGAAAGATGCTCCAGATGAAGAAGAAATTATTGATATTACATTTAAAGCAGGACTTCCAGTTGCATTGAACGGACAGGCTTTAAAATTACACGAAATTATTAAACAGCTTAATGAACTAGGCGGCAAACATGGTGTCGGCAGAATCGATCACGTTGAGAACCGTCTTGTCGGTATTAAGTCACGTGAAGTATACGAAGCACCAGGTGCAATGATCATTCTTAAAGCCCATAACGACCTTGAGACGATCACTTTAACGAAAGATGTGCAGCACTTTAAACCATATGTCGAGCAGCAGTTTGCTAACCTTATATATAACGGCCTATTCTTCTCTCCACTTGCAGATCATCTAAAACATCTGTTAACAGATATGCAGCAATACGTTAACGGAGAAACAAAGGTCAAGCTCTATAAAGGGAATATCACAGTTATCGGCAGAAAAAGTGATAACACACTGTATAACGAGAAGCTTGCTACTTATACGAAAGAAGATACATTCAATCAGCAGGCAAGTGTCGGATTTATCGAAATCTATGAACTTCCAGTGAAGCAGGCAACGAGAGTGTATAGAGGTGATGCGCATGAGTAA